One Branchiostoma floridae strain S238N-H82 chromosome 15, Bfl_VNyyK, whole genome shotgun sequence DNA window includes the following coding sequences:
- the LOC118431738 gene encoding histone H1-like: MSAPASSPKKAKKPAAPKVPAAHPPTTVMVTAAVEALKDRTGSSLSAIKKYIGGNYKFDVEKKSHFIKRALKSLVEKGTLLQVKGTGASGSFKINVAAKKAAEKAAKKAVKKPVKKPAAKKATKPKTTKPKKPKAKKATTPKKTTTKKPTASKKTKKSPAKKPASKKSVKKTPTKKTTKKTAPAKKASKPKKK, translated from the coding sequence ATGTCCGCTCCAGCATCGTCCCCGAAGAAGGCCAAGAAGCCCGCGGCGCCCAAGGTCCCTGCGGCTCACCCGCCCACCACCGTCATGGTTACGGCGGCCGTGGAAGCGCTCAAGGACCGCACCGGTTCTTCCCTGTCGGCTATCAAGAAGTACATCGGTGGCAACTACAAGTTCGACGTGGAGAAGAAATCGCACTTCATAAAGCGCGCTCTGAAAAGCCTGGTGGAGAAGGGTACCCTCCTACAGGTTAAAGGGACCGGGGCGTCGGGGTCCTTCAAGATCAACGTGGCAGCCAAGAAAGCCGCCGAGAAAGCGGCAAAGAAGGCCGTCAAGAAGCCAGTCAAGAAACCCGCGGCTAAGAAGGCCACGAAACCAAAGACAACCAAGCCAAAGAAGCCCAAGGCGAAgaaggctaccacccccaagaAGACGACGACCAAGAAACCGACCGCGAGCAAGAAAACCAAGAAATCTCCTGCCAAGAAACCTGCTAGCAAGAAATCCGTCAAAAAGACTCCTACAAAGAAGACCACCAAGAAGACCGCGCCCGCCAAGAAGGCCTCCAAGCCCAAGAAGAAGTGA
- the LOC118431740 gene encoding histone H3: MARTKQTARKSTGGKAPRKQLATKAARKSAPATGGVKKPHRYRPGTVALREIRRYQKSTELLIRKLPFQRLVREIAQDFKTDLRFQSSAVMALQEASEAYLVGLFEDTNLCAIHAKRVTIMPKDIQLARRIRGERA, from the coding sequence ATGGCACGTACCAAGCAGACCGCCCGTAAGTCCACCGGTGGCAAGGCCCCCAGGAAGCAGTTGGCAACCAAGGCCGCTCGCAAGAGCGCCCCGGCTACCGGCGGCGTCAAGAAGCCTCACCGCTACAGACCCGGCACCGTGGCCCTAAGAGAAATCCGTCGCTACCAGAAGTCGACGGAGCTGCTCATCCGCAAGCTGCCCTTCCAGCGCCTAGTGCGGGAGATCGCCCAAGACTTCAAGACCGACCTGCGCTTCCAGAGCTCGGCGGTCATGGCTCTGCAGGAGGCCAGCGAGGCTTACCTGGTCGGTCTCTTCGAGGACACCAACCTGTGCGCTATCCACGCCAAGCGGGTTACGATCATGCCCAAGGACATCCAACTCGCACGCCGCATCCGAGGGGAACGTGCATAA
- the LOC118431741 gene encoding late histone H2A.2.2-like: MSGRGKGGKARSKAKSRSSRAGLQFPVGRVHRFLRKGNYSERVGAGAPVYLAAVLEYLTAEILELAGNAARDNKKTRIIPRHLQLAVRNDEELNKLMSGVTIAQGGVLPNIHAVLLPKKTGKAQ; the protein is encoded by the coding sequence ATGTCTGGACGTGGTAAAGGAGGCAAGGCACGCTCCAAGGCAAAGAGCCGTTCATCCCGAGCGGGTCTACAGTTCCCAGTTGGCCGCGTCCATCGCTTCTTGCGAAAGGGAAACTACTCCGAGCGCGTTGGTGCCGGCGCTCCGGTGTACCTGGCGGCCGTGCTGGAGTACCTGACCGCCGAGATCCTCGAGCTGGCTGGTAACGCTGCCCGCGACAACAAGaagaccaggatcatccccCGTCACCTTCAACTGGCCGTCCGCAACGACGAGGAGTTGAACAAGCTGATGTCCGGCGTCACTATTGCACAGGGCGGTGTTCTCCCCAACATCCACGCCGTGCTTCTACCCAAGAAGACCGGCAAGGCCCAGTAG
- the LOC118431747 gene encoding histone H2B-like — protein MPPSGKAVKKAGKARPAGDKKRGRRRKRRETFGVYIYKVLKQVHPDTGVSSKAMGIMNSFVNDIFERIAAESSRLANYNKRSTISSREIQTAVRLLLPGELAKHAVSEGTKAVTKYTSSK, from the coding sequence atgcccCCAAGTGGTAAAGCCGTTAAGAAAGCTGGCAAGGCCAGGCCCGCCGGAGACAAGAAGCGCggaaggaggagaaagagaagggaaACCTTCGGCGTTTACATCTACAAGGTGTTGAAACAGGTGCACCCCGACACAGGCGTCTCCAGCAAGGCAATGGGCATCATGAATTCTTTCGTCAACGACATTTTTGAGCGCATCGCCGCCGAGTCGTCCCGTCTGGCTAACTACAACAAGCGCTCCACCATCAGTAGCCGCGAGATCCAGACAGCCGTGCGACTCCTGCTGCCGGGCGAGCTAGCCAAGCACGCCGTCAGCGAGGGCACTAAGGCCGTCACCAAGTACACAAGTTCCAAGTGA